A genomic window from Algoriphagus sp. Y33 includes:
- a CDS encoding type I restriction enzyme HsdR N-terminal domain-containing protein: MDSHLDQIHLPTLNLPHFDPRLLERDGKLWIFDSLRKKQLVLTPEEWVRQHWINFLITQLNFPKGLLALEKGLIYNKLIKRTDLVVWDKNGNPYLLVECKAPKVKLTQKTIEQACMYHKELKTPFLVISNGLQHICLSFDPSGEKFTQEKSFPEPPI; the protein is encoded by the coding sequence ATGGATTCTCACTTGGATCAGATTCATCTGCCCACACTTAATTTACCCCATTTCGATCCACGACTTCTGGAAAGGGATGGAAAGCTTTGGATTTTTGATTCACTCCGCAAAAAACAGCTGGTTTTGACGCCTGAAGAATGGGTCAGGCAGCATTGGATCAATTTCCTGATCACTCAACTTAATTTTCCCAAAGGGCTGTTGGCACTGGAAAAAGGGTTAATTTACAATAAACTGATCAAAAGGACTGATCTGGTAGTCTGGGACAAAAACGGTAATCCGTATTTACTGGTTGAATGCAAAGCTCCCAAAGTAAAGCTCACGCAGAAAACCATTGAACAGGCTTGCATGTATCATAAGGAATTGAAAACGCCTTTTCTTGTTATCAGCAACGGATTACAGCACATTTGCCTGAGTTTTGATCCTTCAGGAGAGAAATTTACCCAAGAGAAGAGTTTTCCCGAACCTCCCATTTAA
- a CDS encoding rhodanese-like domain-containing protein, with the protein MKSFHSQYIITLLPIFAFFIFSGNAEAQSLAYKALLSTLYDTDFPVLKPSQVTDLSEYQILDTREKEEFEVSHLKGAEWVGYNTFSMENVAELDKNQPVLVYCTVGARSQGIGKKLKDVGFKEVYNLYGGLIEWVNEDKPIFQGNSPTKKVHTYSQSWGIWLTKGEKVY; encoded by the coding sequence ATGAAGTCTTTCCATAGCCAATACATTATCACGCTTTTACCAATATTCGCATTTTTTATTTTTTCCGGTAACGCCGAAGCCCAATCGCTTGCCTACAAAGCGTTACTTTCCACTCTTTATGATACTGATTTTCCTGTTCTGAAACCTTCTCAAGTGACTGATTTGAGTGAGTATCAAATTCTTGACACGCGTGAAAAAGAGGAATTTGAAGTCAGTCATCTCAAGGGTGCAGAATGGGTCGGTTACAATACTTTTTCTATGGAAAATGTGGCTGAGCTGGATAAAAATCAACCGGTTTTGGTGTACTGCACGGTGGGGGCTAGATCTCAGGGAATTGGTAAAAAACTTAAAGATGTAGGATTCAAAGAAGTTTATAATCTGTACGGAGGCCTGATCGAATGGGTAAATGAAGATAAACCGATTTTTCAGGGTAATTCTCCTACTAAGAAAGTGCATACCTATTCCCAATCTTGGGGTATCTGGCTGACTAAAGGGGAAAAGGTTTATTAA
- a CDS encoding Crp/Fnr family transcriptional regulator, translating into MSKTSSMHPCDLCASRKLSMLSDLTEEQACNISDNKNMISHRKGQVLYYEDAKPLGVFCVNEGVIKIFKTASNGKEQIMHLSKKGDLLGYSALLGEENYTNSAMVIEDAKICFIPKETFLKALVSNGPFFKRLTKALSHEIGVMEEKLMDASQKSIRERLAYLLLQLANSYGLDGAGTQQIDLVLSREEIASLIGTATESVIRLLSEFKKDKLIELKGKKIIVLNKEGLVKLSDFYA; encoded by the coding sequence ATGTCCAAGACCTCTTCCATGCATCCTTGTGATCTTTGTGCCAGTCGTAAGCTGTCGATGCTTTCTGATCTTACAGAGGAGCAGGCTTGCAATATTTCAGACAACAAGAATATGATTTCCCACCGAAAAGGGCAGGTGCTTTATTATGAAGATGCCAAGCCGCTAGGGGTTTTTTGTGTAAATGAAGGAGTGATCAAAATATTCAAAACTGCTTCCAATGGCAAAGAGCAAATTATGCATTTGTCGAAAAAGGGTGACCTGCTAGGGTATTCTGCGTTGCTGGGAGAGGAGAATTACACCAATTCTGCCATGGTAATCGAAGATGCCAAGATTTGCTTTATTCCTAAGGAGACTTTTCTCAAAGCATTGGTGAGTAATGGTCCTTTCTTCAAAAGACTCACAAAGGCACTGAGTCATGAAATCGGAGTGATGGAAGAGAAGCTCATGGATGCCTCGCAAAAGAGCATACGTGAGCGGTTGGCGTATTTGCTCTTGCAATTGGCAAATTCATATGGACTGGATGGAGCAGGAACTCAACAGATTGATCTGGTGCTGAGCAGGGAAGAAATAGCGAGCCTAATAGGCACTGCCACAGAGTCTGTCATCAGGCTTTTGTCGGAATTCAAAAAGGATAAACTTATAGAGCTGAAAGGCAAAAAGATTATTGTGTTGAATAAGGAAGGGCTTGTAAAGCTTTCAGATTTTTATGCATAG
- a CDS encoding helix-hairpin-helix domain-containing protein yields the protein MAIVDSLESAEIPLAGSPFPVFNPQDTIIRKSNSKQLDNLNRIPFSEADSAILQIVPGIGQSTAARIVKFRESIGGFYSKNQLSEVYGLKPETIDMIWEYFDFSPSVLKKMEINQIEVEELAKHPYISYAEAKVVVAFRKQHGDFQSPDDLKQIKIFKKEWIDKIAPYIDFQ from the coding sequence ATGGCAATTGTAGATAGTCTGGAGTCAGCAGAGATTCCTCTTGCCGGTTCACCTTTTCCTGTTTTCAACCCCCAAGATACCATCATAAGGAAATCAAACTCAAAACAGCTTGACAATCTTAACCGAATCCCTTTTTCTGAGGCAGACTCTGCCATCCTGCAAATCGTGCCGGGAATAGGGCAAAGCACAGCCGCTAGGATTGTGAAGTTTAGGGAGAGTATAGGCGGCTTTTACAGCAAAAATCAACTTAGCGAGGTATATGGATTGAAACCGGAAACGATCGATATGATTTGGGAGTATTTTGACTTTTCTCCTTCGGTTCTTAAGAAAATGGAAATCAATCAAATTGAGGTGGAGGAATTGGCGAAGCATCCATATATCAGCTATGCTGAAGCAAAAGTTGTAGTAGCTTTTCGAAAGCAACATGGTGATTTCCAATCCCCTGATGACCTTAAGCAAATCAAAATTTTCAAGAAAGAGTGGATTGACAAAATCGCCCCTTATATTGATTTTCAATAG